From Elusimicrobiota bacterium, the proteins below share one genomic window:
- a CDS encoding DUF2341 domain-containing protein, translating to MMLYKRGKLKGTLNRVKARAGDILSLKLKTFKRFDNVPCCHIFVIFAFLFFAAAGFAEAGALVNWNYRKPVLVSNSTTSPLTDYQVLVTTDTASLISAGKMRSDCGDIRFTDSDGNTLLNYWIESGINTASTKIWVKVPSIPASSAKTIYMYYGNTGVTSVSDKGGTFTFWDDFTRANTSSGLGGSWTLTSGNWHIQTNKGVRVGTVNTPDNSQATVNSSTDFEIQFQYTLASDCEGMHVELGDISVWFGSWGYDVIQINSGGVQIGSVSNVFTTGTVYTLKIQAWGSNVKVFVNGTEKVSATTRTPSAGTLLKIGSWGGSAPGSEQIDDMQVRSFSSPEPTISVGAEASGDFSGTGVVSSAVSKDNIPMEKSMVRDSKGDLYLVYVKVYNGKQRIFLARSTDDGASWADTTAAPIETAGDVPSANSYDQSDPALAIDSNDVLHLVWGGKNSSLDTSGGVESKCVYSSAAVPGTSWSPYVKIPAHSYQGVEGGFSIGVDSKNGLHIVWTGQDCGNVCSSIRYSSRTATGSWTPYVEINNDGKIYSSMSLAIDSKDGVHIALRHAVASLAWATPVILYSSRSAAGSWGTLTSIFTDGNGADQGDPSLTIDSAGNLMAVWSSADTTYSKSQIKYTVRPPGGSWSTWAYAQIIPEAPQSNPKVAADALGNVYMVWSGSDTTNSVINIKRSIYNS from the coding sequence ATGATGCTGTATAAACGGGGAAAATTGAAGGGTACACTGAACCGCGTTAAGGCGCGCGCTGGTGATATTTTGTCCCTTAAATTGAAGACATTTAAGCGTTTTGACAACGTTCCCTGTTGTCATATATTTGTAATTTTCGCTTTTCTTTTTTTTGCCGCCGCAGGATTTGCTGAAGCAGGCGCGTTAGTTAATTGGAATTATCGTAAACCAGTTCTGGTTTCAAATTCAACAACTTCACCTTTGACAGATTATCAGGTATTGGTCACCACCGACACAGCTTCTCTGATATCAGCGGGCAAGATGCGCTCGGATTGCGGGGATATAAGATTTACTGATTCTGATGGGAACACTTTGCTGAACTATTGGATAGAGTCCGGCATAAATACCGCTTCCACTAAAATCTGGGTGAAAGTTCCTTCAATTCCGGCAAGCTCAGCAAAAACAATTTATATGTATTATGGAAATACAGGTGTGACCAGCGTAAGCGATAAGGGCGGCACATTTACCTTTTGGGACGATTTCACCAGAGCGAATACATCTTCCGGCTTAGGCGGCAGCTGGACTCTGACAAGCGGTAATTGGCATATACAAACCAATAAAGGCGTTAGAGTAGGTACAGTGAATACGCCTGATAATTCTCAAGCTACTGTTAACAGTAGCACAGATTTTGAAATTCAATTCCAATATACGTTGGCTTCTGACTGTGAGGGAATGCATGTGGAATTGGGGGATATTAGTGTGTGGTTCGGCAGTTGGGGCTATGATGTAATTCAAATTAATTCCGGGGGAGTTCAAATAGGCAGCGTTTCCAATGTTTTTACTACAGGTACCGTGTACACTCTTAAAATTCAAGCGTGGGGTTCGAATGTGAAGGTGTTTGTTAATGGAACAGAGAAGGTGTCAGCTACTACTCGCACACCTTCTGCCGGTACTCTGCTTAAAATTGGCAGCTGGGGCGGGAGTGCTCCGGGAAGTGAACAGATCGATGATATGCAGGTTAGATCTTTCTCATCTCCAGAACCGACAATAAGCGTAGGAGCAGAGGCAAGCGGGGATTTTAGCGGCACCGGTGTCGTTTCCAGCGCGGTCTCTAAGGATAACATCCCCATGGAGAAGTCTATGGTGCGCGACTCCAAAGGCGACCTATATTTAGTTTACGTTAAGGTTTACAATGGAAAACAACGCATTTTTCTGGCGCGCTCCACCGACGATGGCGCCAGTTGGGCCGACACCACGGCTGCTCCCATTGAGACCGCCGGAGACGTGCCTTCGGCAAATTCCTATGATCAGTCGGATCCCGCCTTGGCTATCGACTCAAATGACGTGTTGCACCTGGTTTGGGGCGGGAAAAATAGTTCGCTTGACACTTCCGGCGGCGTGGAAAGCAAATGCGTCTACTCCTCGGCCGCCGTACCCGGCACAAGCTGGTCCCCGTATGTCAAAATCCCGGCCCACTCTTATCAGGGCGTCGAGGGGGGCTTTAGTATAGGGGTGGATTCTAAAAACGGATTACATATTGTATGGACTGGTCAGGATTGCGGCAATGTTTGCAGCTCAATAAGATATTCTTCGCGTACCGCCACAGGTTCCTGGACCCCATATGTTGAAATCAACAATGATGGCAAGATTTACTCTTCCATGTCGCTAGCCATAGACTCAAAAGACGGGGTGCATATTGCGCTAAGACATGCGGTGGCTTCCCTCGCCTGGGCTACGCCGGTCATTCTTTATTCTTCGCGCTCCGCTGCAGGTTCATGGGGCACCTTGACGAGTATCTTTACCGACGGGAACGGCGCGGATCAAGGGGATCCCTCGCTTACCATAGATTCCGCCGGCAACCTTATGGCGGTTTGGAGTTCCGCGGACACTACTTACTCCAAAAGCCAGATCAAATACACGGTCAGGCCCCCGGGGGGAAGTTGGTCAACCTGGGCTTATGCGCAAATTATACCGGAAGCTCCTCAGAGCAACCCAAAGGTGGCGGCTGACGCGCTGGGTAATGTTTACATGGTGTGGTCCGGCTCCGATACTACGAACTCTGTGATAAATATAAAGCGCAGTATTTACAATAGTTAA